The Microbulbifer sp. TB1203 nucleotide sequence TCACCGCCGCGGCGGAGCGTCTTGGTATCACCAAGGCCGTGGTCAGTCAGCAGGTTGCCCGTCTGGAAAAGGAGTTTCGAACTTCGCTCCTGGTTCGCACTACACGCAAAGTGCAGCCTACCGAGGCAGGACAAGCCTTTTATCAGCGCTGCGCCGCCATTTTGCGTGAAGCGGAAGATGCTTTCGGTGAATTGGCCGAAGCGCAGGGGGAGCCCGCCGGTACCCTGCGGCTGACAGCGCCCTTCGACTATGGGATCAGCGTGGTGGTGCCGGCTATCGCCGTGTTTGCCAAACGTTACCCAAATTGCAAAGTGGATGCAGTCTTGAGTGATCGCACACTCGACCTGATGTCCAGCAATATCGAACTCTCGATTCGTGTTGGCTGGCTCAATGAATCCAATTTGCAAGCCCGACAAATCGGAACCTTCCGCCAGCTGCTGGTCGCCCCACCGGCAATGCGATCCGAGATTGAACGGCTCACTGGTCCGGCGGATATTGCCGGACTGCCTTTTGTCGCCAATACGGCCCTGCGCGACCCCTTGCGCTGGAGTTTTTCCCTGAACGAGATCGAGCGCCGGAATGTCAGTGTGCAGGCGTCCATATTTTTGGATACCACCCTCGCGGTGGGCGAAGCCGTACGCCAGGGCGCGGGCCTCTCAGTGCTGCCGGACTATGCGGTTGCAGACGATCTCGAAGCCGGGCGCCTGCTGCAGGTACTGCCGCAATGGTCTCTTCCCGCCGGGGGCATTCATGCTGTTTTTCCATCAGCTCGCTTTCGTCCGGCAAAAGTGCGTGCTTTTGTCGAGGTACTGAGCCGTGAAGAGAAGCTGCGCTACTCAACAAAAGCTTCACGTTCCTGATGTCCGCAAAAAAAACCGGCACAAGTTCGGCGAGGGAAAGGAATATTAACCCGACAATAAAAATTGCCGGATTAATAGTGGTGCTCCTATCGTTACCGGGAGACGTTCCTCCCGACTTGGAAAGGTATTCGCGAGATTCCAGACAGGCTCTTATACAGCTTGTCCGGAATCGCGAAGGGCGCCCTTCAGTGCGACGAACTCGAGCCAGGCAAGGGCTGCAACGGCAAGCGCCTGTATACCTATAAAAGCGATGCCGAAAATATTCACTGAGATCAATCCGGAAATGAGCGCCAGGCTCCCGGCCACCCAAAGTCCATTCCCCGCGATCACTAACCAGACAGCCGGGGGGCGGTGGAGCCAAAACAAAGCGACCAGCAACATAAAAACAGCGATGGGAAACAGACTGAAGCCGGCATAAATCAGCAATAGCTCCGGGATCTGTGTCAGGCTGCCAATGGAATCGTGGGCCAGTGTAAGGAGGATACCCATAGCGGCGCATGTCACGGCGTCGGCAAGCAGAATCTGGCGAAGGGAAATGGGAAGTCTGGCATTTGGCATAAAGCCTCCTCGTGAAGGATGAATAACACTTCTTTCGAACTTCTGCCGTCAACTATCTAACTTCCATGAAGGGAAATCGATTACGTTAGAAGTAATAGGAGCCAGCAATTTGGCGTGTTACTGTTCGAATATGAACACTGCATCCAATTCGATCGGTCCTCTGATTCGCGAGTGGCGCCGACGCCGGTCGCTGAGCCAGCTTGCTCTTGCGGCCGAAGCAGAGGTCTCCCAGCGGCATTTGAGCTTTATTGAGTCCGGTCGCAGTGTGCCAAGCCGCGATATGATCATCCGTCTGTCCGAACGACTTTCCATTCCGATGCGGGAACGCAATAAACTGCTGGTCGCTGCCGGGTTCGCACCGGTTTACCGGGAGCGAGCCGCGGATGACCCTGAGCTTCACGCGGCGCATAGTGCCGTGGAGCGGATACTAAAAGGCCATGAGCCGTTTCCGGCGCTGGCTGTCGATCGGCACTGGACGCTGGTTTATGCCAATCGTATGGTCCCGCAACTGCTTGAAGGGGTCGATGAATCACTGGTGCAGACGCCGGCCAACGTTCTACGTCTCAGCCTGCATCCTCAGGGGCTGGCGTCGCGAATAGTGAACTTTCGCGAATGGCGCGAACACATCCTCGTCCGGCTCGCAAATCAAATTGACGTCACTGCTGATTCGACATTGATGGCTCTGCAAGAGGAATTGAAAACCTATCCAATGCCACCGGGGTCGAAACCCTTTCGGTCAAGCGAGCAGTCGAACTATGGCAAAATCGCTGTCCCGCTGCAGATTTCCACAAGGCTGGGCGTCTTGTCTCTTATCAGCACAACAACCGTGTTCGGGACAGCGCTCGATATAACCATGTCGGAACTCGCCATTGAATCCTTCTTCCCGGCCGACGAGGCCACCGCCGACAGACTGACGGCCTTGTACAAGGCGGCAACTTAAGACCATTGTGCGCCAATCTAACCCTCGATCAGCCCGCGCTCCACGAATACCTCCCGAGCCGCAAAAGCTCCATTCAGTGCGGCGGGAAAACCCGCGTAGACGGCCATCTGGATAATGACCTCGATAACCTCCTGAGGAGTACAGCCCACATTCAGCGCCCCATGGATATGCACCTTCAACTGCGGCGCCGCATTGCCCATGGCCGTCAGTGCGGCGACGGTGGCGATCTCCCGCGATTTCAGGTCCAGCCCGGGGCGGCTGTAGATATCCCCGAACGGAAATTCGATGGTGTAGCGCCCCAGGTCCGGGGCGATACTTTTCAGGGATTCGATAACCCGCTCACCCGCCTCCCCGTCGATTTCCCTGAGTTTTTCCCAGCCTCGCTGAAATCGCTCGTTGTTGTCCGCATTCATGTTTTGCTCCCAAAGATGTGAAGATTGAATGGGTTCACAACCGGCCAGGCTGCTGTGTCCGCAGGCCACTGCGGTCAGCAGTGCCGCGGTGCGCAGAAAGTCTCTTCTTCCGCGATTGCCAGGAGATGGATTCTCGTCTTTCACTGGCCGCTGCTCCCGTCGATAGGTTCAGCAGCAGCCTAAAGGTTGGAGTCGACTCTAAGTCAAGGGGGTTTTATGCCCGCTTATCGCGGACTGATAGAGAGCGATTTTTTCACGGAGTTTGTCCAGATGGCGCTGCTGTTCGGCGAGATTTTTTTCAAGTGTGGCGGCGTGCTGTTCGAGAAGCGTCTGTCGCTCTTCCAGGGTCGATTCACCCTGTTCCCTGAGGTTGGCGTAGCGGTGGATCTGCTTCAAGGGCATTCCAGTTTCCTTCAGCCGCTGCACAAAGCTGATCCAGGAGATGTTTTTTTCGGAAAAGTCGCGGTGGCCGTTGGGAAAGCGCCGGATATCGCGCAGCAACCCGATCTTTTCGTAGTAGCGGACAGTGTGCGGGCTGATGCCCGCGCGCCTGGCAAATTCCTTAACATTCATACGGCTTCTCTCCCGGTTGCCATGGGGATTGAGGATAGGGAATAAAAAAGCCGGCACAAGGCCGGCGAGGGATGCAGACTCCGACAAGCGCGTCGAAATCGTCAGGCGAGGGCCAGTTTGGTAGGCTCGTGAGCGGCGGTAGCCTCCTCCGGATCGGTTTCCGGCTTGCGCTCGGTCGCGATCAGCGAGTAGAACACCGGCACCACGAACAGGGTGAACAGGGTTCCCAGGACCATGCCGGTGACCAGCACGGTGCCGATGCTGTTGCGCGCCTCGGCGCCGGGTCCGGAGACCAGCACCAGTGGCAGGTGGCCGAACACAGTGGCGGCGGAGGTCATCAGCACCGGGCGCAGGCGGGTCAGGGAGGCCTCGCGCAGCGCCGCCATCTTGGCCAGGCCGCGGCTTTGCAGGGTGTTGGCGAACTCGACGATCAGGATGCCGTTCTTGGCGATCAACCCCACCAGTGTGATCAGACCCACCTGCGAGTAGATATTCAGGGTGGTGAAGTCCATAAAGGTGAACAGCAGCGCGCCGGAGATGGCCAGCGGTACCGAGCCGAGCAGCACGATCAGCGGATCGCGGAAGCTCTGGAACTGGGCCGACAGCACCAGGTAGATCAGCAGCACCGCAAAGCCCAGGGTGGCGGCCAGGGTGCCGCTCTCCTGGCGGATCTGGCGCGACTCGCCGGCGTGGTCAATCACCGTGTGCGCGCCGCCCGCGCTCATAGCGGCCTCTTCCAGTACCCGCAGTCCCTCCTCCTTGGTGACCCCGGCACTGACGCCGCCGAAGATGCGCACCGCGTTGCGCTGCTGGAAGCGGTGCAGGGCGCGGGGCGCGGTGGTGGTCTCGATGCGGGTGAAGGTGGAGACCGGCACC carries:
- a CDS encoding LysR family transcriptional regulator, with product MSKTYNQSEAGLGELGNLRRLVYFAAVVETGSFTAAAERLGITKAVVSQQVARLEKEFRTSLLVRTTRKVQPTEAGQAFYQRCAAILREAEDAFGELAEAQGEPAGTLRLTAPFDYGISVVVPAIAVFAKRYPNCKVDAVLSDRTLDLMSSNIELSIRVGWLNESNLQARQIGTFRQLLVAPPAMRSEIERLTGPADIAGLPFVANTALRDPLRWSFSLNEIERRNVSVQASIFLDTTLAVGEAVRQGAGLSVLPDYAVADDLEAGRLLQVLPQWSLPAGGIHAVFPSARFRPAKVRAFVEVLSREEKLRYSTKASRS
- a CDS encoding helix-turn-helix transcriptional regulator; this translates as MNTASNSIGPLIREWRRRRSLSQLALAAEAEVSQRHLSFIESGRSVPSRDMIIRLSERLSIPMRERNKLLVAAGFAPVYRERAADDPELHAAHSAVERILKGHEPFPALAVDRHWTLVYANRMVPQLLEGVDESLVQTPANVLRLSLHPQGLASRIVNFREWREHILVRLANQIDVTADSTLMALQEELKTYPMPPGSKPFRSSEQSNYGKIAVPLQISTRLGVLSLISTTTVFGTALDITMSELAIESFFPADEATADRLTALYKAAT
- a CDS encoding carboxymuconolactone decarboxylase family protein, translating into MKDENPSPGNRGRRDFLRTAALLTAVACGHSSLAGCEPIQSSHLWEQNMNADNNERFQRGWEKLREIDGEAGERVIESLKSIAPDLGRYTIEFPFGDIYSRPGLDLKSREIATVAALTAMGNAAPQLKVHIHGALNVGCTPQEVIEVIIQMAVYAGFPAALNGAFAAREVFVERGLIEG
- a CDS encoding MerR family transcriptional regulator, which gives rise to MNVKEFARRAGISPHTVRYYEKIGLLRDIRRFPNGHRDFSEKNISWISFVQRLKETGMPLKQIHRYANLREQGESTLEERQTLLEQHAATLEKNLAEQQRHLDKLREKIALYQSAISGHKTPLT